One stretch of Bacteroidales bacterium DNA includes these proteins:
- the ychF gene encoding redox-regulated ATPase YchF, which produces MALQCGIIGITNVGKTTIFNCISNTKGETTAFAYSATKSNMGVVQVPDPRLYELEKHQVTDRIVHVTVEIVDIPGLAKGSNKGEGVGNKFLGDIRNTDALIHVLRCFDDELLPHIDGSVDPVRDLETIDLELQVKDLESVEKKMQKLERAAKTGDKDAKQGLEVLTRFKDHFENFNNARTLEIRDEDRKYIDDLFLLTIKPVIYVCNVDEKSAISGNSYVERVKEFLKGKDAEILVIAGAIEAEIAELENKEDRLAFLKDAGLTEPGVDKLVRAAYKMLNLQTFFTVGPMEIRAWTIKTGMTAPQAAGVIHSDLERGFIRAEVMKYNDFIRLGSEHACKEAGKFYVEGKNYIVEDGDILHIRFNV; this is translated from the coding sequence ATGGCTTTACAATGTGGGATAATTGGGATAACGAATGTTGGTAAAACAACAATATTTAACTGTATTTCAAATACAAAGGGTGAAACTACCGCTTTTGCCTATAGTGCAACCAAATCAAATATGGGTGTTGTGCAGGTTCCCGATCCAAGGCTGTATGAGCTTGAAAAACATCAGGTTACCGACAGGATTGTTCATGTAACAGTCGAGATTGTAGACATTCCAGGTTTGGCTAAAGGATCTAACAAAGGGGAGGGAGTAGGAAATAAGTTTCTGGGCGATATCCGAAACACCGATGCCCTTATTCATGTGCTGAGATGCTTTGATGATGAATTACTTCCGCATATTGATGGCTCGGTTGATCCGGTAAGGGATCTTGAAACAATTGATCTTGAGTTACAGGTAAAAGACCTTGAGTCGGTAGAAAAGAAAATGCAGAAACTTGAAAGAGCTGCAAAAACAGGGGATAAGGATGCTAAACAGGGTTTGGAAGTGCTGACACGTTTCAAAGATCATTTTGAAAACTTTAACAATGCACGCACACTTGAAATTCGCGATGAAGACAGAAAGTATATTGATGATCTCTTTCTTCTTACAATAAAACCAGTGATCTATGTATGCAACGTTGATGAAAAATCAGCCATCAGCGGTAACAGCTATGTAGAAAGGGTAAAAGAATTTCTCAAGGGCAAAGATGCTGAGATACTTGTAATTGCAGGAGCGATAGAGGCAGAAATTGCCGAACTGGAGAACAAAGAAGACCGTCTGGCGTTTCTTAAGGATGCAGGACTCACAGAACCGGGGGTTGATAAACTTGTCAGAGCAGCATATAAAATGCTGAATCTGCAGACCTTTTTCACAGTCGGACCTATGGAGATCAGGGCGTGGACCATAAAAACCGGAATGACAGCGCCTCAGGCAGCCGGTGTAATTCACAGCGATCTTGAAAGGGGCTTTATCCGTGCAGAGGTTATGAAGTATAATGATTTTATCAGACTTGGATCAGAGCATGCATGTAAGGAAGCAGGCAAATTTTATGTTGAAGGAAAAAATTATATTGTTGAAGATGGTGATATCCTGCATATAAGGTTTAACGTATAA
- a CDS encoding RNA polymerase sigma factor, translated as MSNLKPVDNIADLLKTDLNKGFRLLVEKYSSKLYWHIRRLVILHEDADDALQNTFINAWRSIGDFRSESSLYTWLYTIATNEALTLINKRKRNSAISIDDLGSYFENSHEGNTWFDGDEAQIKLQNAILKLPDKQRIVFNLKYFDEMTYEDMSKVLKTSEGALKASYHHAVKKIEKILEED; from the coding sequence TTGAGTAATCTTAAGCCTGTCGATAATATTGCTGATTTACTTAAGACCGATCTGAATAAGGGATTCCGGCTTTTAGTTGAGAAATACAGCTCAAAACTGTATTGGCATATCCGCCGGCTGGTAATACTGCACGAAGATGCAGATGATGCCCTTCAGAATACTTTCATAAATGCATGGAGAAGTATTGGTGATTTCAGGAGCGAAAGCTCGCTTTACACATGGCTTTATACGATTGCAACAAATGAAGCCCTTACTCTTATCAACAAAAGAAAGAGGAACTCTGCGATATCAATCGACGACCTTGGGAGCTACTTTGAGAATTCCCATGAGGGTAATACCTGGTTCGATGGAGATGAAGCGCAAATAAAACTACAGAATGCTATACTCAAACTTCCTGACAAACAACGAATTGTATTTAACCTTAAATACTTTGATGAAATGACATATGAGGATATGAGCAAAGTGCTTAAGACTTCAGAAGGAGCGCTCAAGGCATCTTACCATCATGCAGTAAAAAAGATTGAAAAAATCCTTGAAGAAGATTAA
- a CDS encoding T9SS type A sorting domain-containing protein: protein MIRRLILILFIALFLAPGSYSQNTDNDKRLLEIVKQKGEVLVTIPYSDRKSIDILTRNVSILSADGKTINVSLSPITADWFISQKYNYDILFDSGHKGIVSSASLEEAMAWETYPSYTQYDSIMQSFAALYPALCKLETIGTSIYGKKVFAIKISDNVSSDEDEPEVFYSSTMHGDETGGFILMLRLTDYLLKNYNTSSRVKNLVDNLEIWINPLANPDGTYKTGNTMSSPVRYNANGYDLNRNFPDPVTPNTVKQKETIDMIKFMRNHRFVLSCNFHAGKEVVNYPWDRWLSKFHADDIWFRNISRAYADTVHVYSGPAYMNFLDNGVTRGAVWYVVYGGRQDFVTSELQGREVTIELDDIHVTPAAQLSLLWQNNWRSLLGYLENALYGIHGKTINSVTSAGVPAKVFITGHDKDSSHVYSDTLSGSFIRMLSPGSWNLTFSANGYKDTTISDLILQASQRLDLTVEMEPRTSSIDTTTPGSPALYPNPAKSEIKALLHEITTGSVNVRIFNQTGMLLSEFKTFSQPGIPVRIDISKLPAGIYSVVFTNINSRASEHGRFVVIK from the coding sequence ATGATAAGGCGTTTGATACTTATTTTGTTTATTGCACTCTTCCTGGCGCCGGGGAGCTATTCCCAAAATACGGACAATGATAAACGACTTCTTGAAATTGTTAAGCAAAAAGGCGAGGTTCTTGTCACAATACCATACTCCGACAGAAAAAGTATTGACATCCTGACACGCAATGTCTCAATTCTGTCTGCCGATGGGAAAACTATAAATGTAAGTTTATCACCTATTACCGCAGATTGGTTTATAAGTCAGAAATATAACTATGATATTCTGTTTGATTCCGGTCATAAGGGCATAGTTTCTTCAGCAAGTTTAGAGGAGGCAATGGCCTGGGAGACCTATCCATCCTACACACAGTATGATTCTATAATGCAGAGCTTTGCTGCACTTTACCCCGCATTATGTAAGCTTGAGACAATAGGAACCAGTATTTACGGAAAGAAGGTATTTGCAATAAAGATTTCTGATAATGTCTCTTCTGATGAGGACGAACCTGAAGTCTTTTATAGTTCCACAATGCACGGAGATGAGACAGGCGGCTTCATTCTTATGTTACGTCTCACAGATTATCTGCTTAAGAATTATAACACCAGCAGCAGGGTGAAAAATCTTGTTGATAATCTCGAAATCTGGATAAATCCGCTTGCAAATCCTGACGGCACATATAAAACAGGCAATACGATGAGTTCTCCGGTCAGGTATAATGCCAATGGGTATGATCTTAACCGTAATTTCCCTGATCCGGTTACCCCGAATACTGTTAAGCAGAAAGAGACAATCGATATGATTAAGTTCATGCGTAACCACAGGTTTGTACTTTCATGCAACTTTCATGCAGGTAAGGAAGTGGTTAACTATCCATGGGACAGATGGTTATCGAAGTTTCATGCTGATGATATCTGGTTTCGGAACATTAGCAGAGCCTATGCAGATACTGTTCATGTATATTCCGGACCGGCATATATGAATTTCCTCGATAATGGAGTTACCCGCGGCGCAGTCTGGTATGTGGTTTACGGAGGCAGACAGGATTTTGTAACATCAGAATTACAGGGTCGCGAAGTAACTATTGAACTTGATGATATTCATGTTACTCCGGCAGCACAGTTATCGCTTCTGTGGCAGAATAACTGGCGTTCATTACTAGGTTACCTTGAGAATGCATTATATGGAATACATGGCAAAACAATCAACTCAGTAACATCAGCTGGTGTACCGGCTAAGGTTTTTATTACCGGTCATGATAAGGATAGTTCTCATGTTTATTCAGATACACTTAGCGGCAGTTTCATAAGAATGCTTTCACCCGGTTCGTGGAACCTTACATTTTCCGCTAATGGATATAAAGACACTACGATAAGCGATCTTATTTTGCAGGCCTCACAGAGACTTGACCTGACTGTGGAAATGGAACCCAGAACAAGCAGTATCGACACTACAACACCTGGCTCTCCTGCTCTTTATCCCAATCCTGCCAAAAGCGAAATAAAAGCCTTACTCCATGAAATAACAACAGGATCTGTAAATGTCAGAATCTTTAATCAGACAGGTATGCTTCTGAGTGAATTCAAGACCTTTTCCCAGCCGGGAATTCCTGTCAGGATTGATATCAGCAAATTGCCTGCCGGTATCTATTCCGTTGTTTTTACTAATATAAATAGCAGAGCTTCAGAGCATGGCAGGTTCGTGGTTATAAAATAA